In Cydia splendana chromosome 18, ilCydSple1.2, whole genome shotgun sequence, the genomic window aaaaaaaatcttGAAACAAGTAGGTCATATTATTTGATTCAAGATCTTTTCTAATTTCGATATAAGGAAACTCGAAAATGTCTTCGCTCAAGACATTAAATGTCTCGTAACTATTATAGATCTTGAGCCAAGAACTAATTTCTTGTATCAAATAACAAATTATTGTATAGGATCGAAATCAGTCAGATATTAATAGAGTCAGAcaaataaaagtctgcagcggatttgatagcccacgcagtaaaagtgttattttaaatgtcaaacttctatgaaatgatgacgtattaataacatttgcactgcgtgggctatcaaatccgctgcagacttttcttggtcggaCTCTATCATCATTTCTTACATGCACCTGACATCTAGACAGATATTTCCACGTATCGTATTTTTCTTGCGCGAGAAAATAGCTAGTCCATCATCGCTTTCTCGGTGTCGCCTAACTTACAAACACCTAGTTTCCTCCAATGATACCCAAAGGgcagttgttttgtttttgaatttggaacccttagttaaacaataaaagttcaaaatatattgtggaatatgtacaataaattgtaCCAGGAGGATAGAGTAATTTAagatttgtcagtcagtaagaaccttCCTGGTTATCCTAGCTtcctatactcatccttttcttttgggtgctagtactagtgtaagacaaagatagtatgattctctctgtctatgattgaaatgatacagtgctttgacaaactatacctaGGTAGTTTATGCGTTACCTCCACTTGTGTGTGCAGATCGTCAATGATAGCGTCAGTGTCGTAAATGACGGACTTGACGTGGTTCCGCTGCTGTCGCAGTTGTCTATTCGTGTCTCGTCGCAGGCTACACAAACCAatatatcattattatcatgcatcatcataacttaagagctttgctcttgtcggtggagtaatcgccaatcatttctttcttgtgtcagtcttttaatttcctcaaattttttatttggctgagataaaaGTGATTCTATTCTTCTCTTGTCTTTTCAATCCTGCCTTCCAGGATGTTTAGGAAAAAGTTGTCATACGGTGTCCTACCATCATGCCTCTCCTATTTCTTATTGCATTTAACAAGCATCGcttttcatcatcattattGTGTTTGGGTAAATATTAGTACCTAAATAGTTCATCAATTATAAAGTCTGAAAGTTAAAGAAAAGGTCGATGGACTATGTGGACTAAGTAGTGAGGGAATGGTGACATGATGGTTGAACAAAGAAGTATGGAAGAAAAACACACCTTGCGCCAACCTCAAGTAAATGATAAGTATAGGTAACGGAAGCGGATTATAACAGcaataggtatgtatatgtTGGCGGTCGAtggtaagatcaggcagatcgttaTGTTCCTGTGTAAAATTTTGACGGTAGTTcattaggttgcttcagatgcccgaagggtaAACTGTCCAGAAATAGCAGCCCGCTTGCTTTTTcgcgtttcacgatatgcctaggaatttcacgatctGCCATACATATTACAAACGTACATTCTATGCCTAGCCTCAGCCTCCTGGAGTTCTGCGCGGTAGTAGTCCCGGTCCACGATCTTCTTCACATGTTCGGCGAGGGTTCTGTAGCACCTGTTCAGCGCTAAGTCCGTGTACGTGGTCTGTAGCACTTCCGCCAGATATTTCCTGGGGGAGAAAATTGGGGAGAAACAGCGCCAGTGACAAGATATCCGAAAAAACCTAATTATCAATTTTGCCTCCTCAAAGAcagtaaaagtaggtacatctACTAAAGATTGCTTTCTTGGGCGATGTGATACGACTAAAGTTGCAAACGTTGCTGGACTTGTTGGTTATTGAAAATaataagagcccatcaacgtgcacactagctttgaatatataagtacatcaaactaaagttggtcaagcagatcttgtcagtagtaaaaagcggcaaatttgaaaaatgtaggcgcgaagggatattcgtctcatagaaaatttgaatttttctattgacaagatttgcttgaccatctatagtttttatgttgctggattcgtcaatctatgcgtttaaagttaaaacggccgtctttgttttgagttcatagatcgacaaatccagcaacataaaaactagtttgatgtattcgaaaggtacttacatacaaaatacagtactacgttagcggcccccttttttaaatatctttcgttaaatttaaataatcacgattatttagcagtggcgctagtgtgcatgtTGATGGGCTGTTAATAATAGAGGTTgatttgtaccaaaaatgtatattttacatAGTACCTACCTGTCTGCATCCAGCTTGTTAAGCTGGTACTCGTTACAACCCAATTGTTTAGGGTCGATGCCGTCCAGCACATCTTTGAACAAGGGCTGCTTCACACCAAACTTCATCGCTATCAGTAACCCCATGTCCGACTGCACCTTACTTATGCGCATGTCTGTGTTGCACTCGACTGTGAACGATTATATGGATACTTTAGTCCGGCAGTGTCGAAGACATTGATGGACTGAGCAATGTACCTAGTTGTACCTACAATATTGTTTTGCgaagaaaattaaattttaattcgaCCATGTTTGTGTCGTAGGCCCTTTTGGTAAAGTAAGCAATAGTCAGCCGCATGCAGCTAGCTACATAGGTATACCTGTTAcacttcgaaggccgcaaaaatatgtgacacgcttttatggctctacaaTTAAGATCGtggcagatatttttgcggctttaCATATTATGGCAGGTGACTATGGGAGTAAAAGCTCCGACACaaaggcgcgttttgcgggccgcttttacatataaaacgctcacgccgcgcaCACGccccccgcccggaaaacgcgcctgtgtgacggaaccttaaaataTCATGtaatgtaaaagtaaaagtgCAAGCAGTTTCCATGTAAAAGCATGTACCTAATCCTCCTAATAAGTATTAATATGTgtaggtaaaaataaatatgtgtagGTAAAAAGTATATGGTTCATTTAACCCTTGTTCAAATTGTAGCGTTATTCGCACGGCGTACCTAATATCCTCAACTCTGTGATGGCGTCCTCGAAGGTAGTAGCAAACAACGACGCCTCGAAGTTGGGTAATCTGAAATTGTAATAATCTATCTtgtttttttatgtaggtacctaactatagGTAGATAGGTGTGTAAAATCTGTAAAGAAATGAGACCGCTACCGCggctaccgcgaaccacgttcgacgtgttgtctcccatgtcacacttacgtacgaatatacaagtgcgacagagaagcaacacgtggttcgcggtaggcccacagatttacctacgttggaaaTTGCCTATCGGCTAAAGAAGGGTCGCTAGGTCGCTACAGACATAATAACTGTGACTTACTAAACATAAGACACATGTGTTACATTTatgtgtaattacttaatatgtTTAAGCACAGATATATTTTATCCTTACCAACTCATTGTACCATATTTTAagcaaataaagaatatttatttatttatttactactcgTAACacgataatttaattttttcgtATTTACATACGCATGTCACGCGCACATTCATAACTTCAGGGCGAGCAGCAATGGCTCAAACCCGGTAAGTGGTAGGTAAGTAAAGGGCCAATTAGATCCACATTTGCGATCGGACCCGATGTCGGGCCAAAAGTATTTTTACATGGCAAATATTGTTAAATGTTCTGTATTTCGTGAAACGGAAAACGACTCTTGGTCGGGTCCAATCGCAAATGTGGAGCCCGCTCGAAGATCGACATAAACAAATGTATTCTGACTAGTGAAGGGTAAATAGGCTGGAAATCGATAATAATGACAATTCAGCTGGTATTTTGGGCTTAGTTACCGATAAATATCGTCAGGACTGATCAGAGAGCTCTTAATTGAGGGGTTTTCAAACTTGTAACTCGAAACGACAGTCTCCTGCGATGTCTCTGATGAATGTTTCTTTTCCATGATAAATGTTATTGGCCTCTCTGGTTCCTGTGCCTAAAAATGAAACCAATATATTGCGAACGCGTAGATAGATCCGTGATAGCGATGGTGTTAAACGATGATGCTTGGGGCATTCGCTACTTACTCGCTGTTCGCCACGGGCACGAGGTACATCTGCCAGGTTTGTGGTCGTGTTTGCCGCTCCCGTATTGTTGGCttacagtggcgtagctaggcgtgggcgaggTAGGTcctcgcccacggcctcgcgccccaaGGGGGGCCTCGCGCGATGCCCTTTCGGGCACGGTGAAAGAAAGGGCCTCGCAAatgcgacttcgcccacggctagttTCTACGACTCTGAGCGTAGTAATCTAGATTTTATGAAATATTGTCCATACAAACCCTGTTTACAATTGTAGGGGTGATACGTTTTGTTTTTCGAAAAATATTCTATCAGCAATCAATTCAAAGTCATACGAACGGTTatcaataaaataactaaaataagtaAACATCATCGGGGTAGCGCAACGTATCCTATGATTAAGATTGAAAGTTAATAAcaagttaggtaggtataccttgACTTTCTGGGTGTCTTCTTCTACTGGTTCATCTGAATAAATAGTCGCTCTGCCCCATGGGCCCTCTGCCACGCTCACAATCCTATTTTTATTCATGTTGTAAAATTACTAAGATATTAAAACTACAATGTCGCCAAAAATGTCACTGTTGACAAAGAGTGACAAGCTTAGAGCAACAGtaccaaagagtaaagtaagtataataggtagtatatgttagaccaagaaatctctgcagcgattttgatagcccacgcagtgcaagtatttatacgtcataattttatagaagtttgacgcttaaaataacacatgcactgcgtggggtttttatttttactgaaCTATATTGGGTGACTGCAGtagcgtagcgtgaactaatctagccgtgggcgatgTCGCATCTtcgaggcccttttctttcaatgTGTATTCCCAAGATAATAAAAAGTGTTGGCTTTCAGGAGGCCCCCTTAagtgcgaggccgtgggcgatgcccacttcgcccacgcctagctacgccactgtggGTGAGGTAATTTGCAACAAGGTTTGGAATTAACACGAGTTAATATATTGATGTATCAACGTTTATTCACTTTAATATtacattttgtgattatttacattattaatatGACATGCGTCTATTTTAATGAGGTAACATatcattcaaaactgcaatCTTTACCTACAGATTATTTCTAAATGTATATTGATAACTCAGGAGTACCATATTGGTAGTTTTCTGtataattatatgaacaaaatagaaataaataaaactattcaAATGACAAttcttttaaatatttgaatggTAGAATTTAATTCAGTCTTAGGCATATAGTATCCGCTGAAATTCTACAAACAGACGAAGGCAACAACATGTTAATTATGTGGCGAATAcccaaataagtttttttttactttagtaTATTGCACAATtacaaagtaaaatcatgccagcggatgtaaataaaataatgaagtaGATGtattttcaatataaaataatacttcaaGGCCTTTAAAAACACTCAAAATTGACAACGAAAAGTACTACTTACATCTAAGCTACCTAGCTATTATTAGCTAATAATATATGACTTTTCTGTCCGTTGACAGAGTGAATATTAAAACTATACGTAATAGGTAATAGTATTACAAAATATACTGCTTTTCCTTACTATCATAcatgttttgtaaaataatcaCGCTACACTTTTTGATTTCAAGTAATAAAAATGCCTCATCTTGTTACGAATCGATCCccttaattgtttaaaaaaacgttACGAATCGATTAATCCGATGACATCGCCACATCACTGGCGGATTTTTCTTTGTCATCTGACGTTTCTGAggcgtttttattttatctttaacTTGTAATCCTATGTGTACGTAGCACAGAGGTCACGTACGCGTAAAAGATATACAATACACGTATATCCTTGGTAGATTTTTAAGTATGCGTCAGCGACTTCTGCGTCGAGGAAAGATTTctatttaaattaaaagcaGTTGATTATTTGcaaatcataaataatttagCACGGTTCCGCTTGGAAGTACCAGACTAAAAAGCGGATATGGTTTCGGTGCTGAAACAGGATGGTTGTATCTATTTTGTGTAGATATTAAAGAAAAATGGACTTTACAGCGGTGGTTACTGCCTACTCAGAATTAGATATGGCAAAATGAAAAAAACttaatattaacaatatttcAGGCAGGCGtaaaaatacctaataaaatataGAATGAACATAGGAGTCAGAATAACGAATATAAATGTAACTAAttgataaaaacttaaaaaattgtGCTATAATTTGCTCGACCTAATTCTGAATATAAgtcatattaataataattaatactttacGG contains:
- the LOC134799118 gene encoding dynein regulatory complex protein 9-like, giving the protein MNKNRIVSVAEGPWGRATIYSDEPVEEDTQKVKAQEPERPITFIMEKKHSSETSQETVVSSYKFENPSIKSSLISPDDIYRLPNFEASLFATTFEDAITELRILVECNTDMRISKVQSDMGLLIAMKFGVKQPLFKDVLDGIDPKQLGCNEYQLNKLDADRKYLAEVLQTTYTDLALNRCYRTLAEHVKKIVDRDYYRAELQEAEARHRILRRDTNRQLRQQRNHVKSVIYDTDAIIDDLHTQVEDFTLNAETCARYVNNWERARTEQHHQTIYDTEYTPSQVVEYFKQRSDNEQRVHTEVELLINIAINETLEEVERWMEKYDKDMEQIDLKIQITKNDYQNARDERIGLENTIEKHDKLMKDWVNFKEEREKARLYVETMTKSAITVQAWWRGLLVRRQLGPYKPKKAPPHKKK